The genomic interval TAAGACGAAAACTGTCAAAAGCTCCAATGGAATTGCTCAAGAACGATTTTTTGTTAAAGGTACCGCTAGTTTGTTTGGAGAGTCATTTGAAACCGTATTTTCGCTCACGGAACGAACTGGTTTAAGGAATCCCATCTTATTAGGACGACGTTTATTGAATAAGCGCTTCTTAATTGACACTGCTAAGACTAATTGTTCCTACAAATACGAAAATAAATAACTTATTGATCGAAGGAAAGGGATGAGCCTTTCACTTATACAGAATGAAAATTGCAATTTTATCACGCAATCCTCAATTATACTCCACGCGTCGTTTGGTTGAAGCAGCAGAAAAACATGGCCACGAAGCTCATGTGATAAATCACTTACTTTGTAATATCGAGATTGAGCAAAAAGGACCTTCTTTGTTTTATGGGGCTGATTATTTGGAAGGTTTTGATGCCGTTATTCCACGAGTAGGAGCTTCTGTTACTTTTTACGGTACAGCCGTGGTTCGACAGTTTGAAATGATGAACGTTTTTTCGGTAAATAGCTCCAGAGGAATCGTTCACTCACGTGATAAACTGCGTTGTTTGCAGGTTCTTTCGAAGGAGGGGATCGGACTTCCGAAGACTGTTTTTACCAATTATTCTCGAAACGTAGAACATGTTGTTTCATCAGCTGGTGGAGCGCCTGTGGTTTTGAAATTATTAGAAGGAACTCAGGGGTTGGGAGTTGTTTTGGCTGAAAACCAAAATGCTGCTCAATCTGTTTTGGAAGCTTTCAACGGATTAAAAGCACGTGTAATCGTTCAGGAGTTTATTAAAGAAGCTGGTGGTGCTGATATTCGTGCATTTGTTGTGGATGGAGAAGTGGTCGGTGCTATGAAACGCCAAGGAAAAGAAGGTGAATTTCGTTCTAATTTACACCGAGGTGGAACAGCAACTATTTTACAATTGACAGAAGAAGAAAAGCGAACAGCAATCAAAGCTGCTGAAGCAGTAGGATTGGGAGTTGCTGGAGTTGATTTACTTCAATCATCTCGCGGACCGCTTGTTTTAGAAGTGAATTCCTCTCCAGGATTGGAAGGTATTGAACGGGCTACAGGTGTTGATATTGCTGGAAAAATAATTGCTTTTATTGAGAAGAGTGTAACAAGATAGAAATGGCTAAAAAATTCTACATACTTGGAAAAGAAATTCTACCTGGACAAAGTGTTGAATTAAGTATGGATGTTGCCAAGTTGCATACACATACGCCTGTTCAGGTTCCTGTTTTCGTGGAGAGATCATTAAAAGATGGGCCAATTGTGCTTTTGATGGCTGGTCTACATGGAGATGAAATCAATGGAATGGAAATTATTCGACGAGTTATTCGGAAAAAATGGAATAAGCCAAATGCTGGAACAATCATCTGTTTGCCTGTTTTTAATATTTTTGGATATCTGAATTTAAAACGTGAATTACCCGATGGACGAGATTTGAACCGCAGTTTTCCTGGTTCAAAAAATGGCTCATTGGCGAGTCAGTTTGCTTATCAATTCATGAGTCAAATTGCTCCAAATGTGGATATTGTCATCGATTTTCACACGGGTTCTGCTCAGCGATCCAATATCGCTCAGGTTCGTTGTTTGATTTCAGATCCAATAAGTATGGAGTTGGCTCAGGTATTCAATCCGCCATTTATTGTTCATTCCAGATATATTCCAAAATCGGTGCGTGAAGCGTTGAACAAAATGGGGAAGAAAATTCTGCTCTTTGAAGGAGGAAAAACGAATTCCATCGATGAAACAATCGTTGAAGAAGGCTTGCTGGGAATACAGCGTATTTTGAATCATTTTCACATGAAAAGCTTTAAGTTGGAATCTATTGAAAATGAAACAATTATTATCAAATCATCCAAATGGTTAAGAGCGCCAGTATCTGGTGTTTTTCATTCGTTGGTTAAAAACGGGCAACACGTTGAGCATGGAGAAGTGCTTGGTTTGGTTAGTGATCCTTATGGTTCTATCGAGAAGAAAATTAAATCGAATTCAAAAGGATATATTATTTGTACCAATGAGGCTCCATTAGTCAATAAAGGAGATGCGATTTTTCATATAGGAAGTGCTCAAAATCAAGGGGAAATAGCAAAAGATTCTGTATGAAAACTTCCAATATTCAAGGGTACTGCGCAATCGGTATCTATAACGGTAAAACCGATCACAATATAGGAACGCTTTGGAGGTCAGCTTATATATTGGGTGCCGCTTATATTTTTACAGTTGGAAAACGCTATAAGAAACAAACATCTGATGTTACAAGAACCTGGGCTCGGATTCCTTACTTTCATTACGATACTTTGGAAGATTTATGCAATAACATTCCGTATGATTGTTGTTTAACAGCGATTGAATTGACAGAAGGTGCGGAATTTCTGCATGATTTTGAACATCCAAAAAGAGCGATTTACTTGTTGGGGTCTGAAGATCAAGGACTTCCTGATTCTGTTTTAGAAAAGTGTCGAAAAGTAATCAAATTACCTGGAAACTCTTCGCTTAATGTTGCTGTAACTGGTAGTATTGTACTGCACGATAGGGCGGCCAAATTAAAGTTGGAATTGCCTCCGAATCACCGTTAA from Fluviicola taffensis DSM 16823 carries:
- the rimK gene encoding 30S ribosomal protein S6--L-glutamate ligase; the protein is MKIAILSRNPQLYSTRRLVEAAEKHGHEAHVINHLLCNIEIEQKGPSLFYGADYLEGFDAVIPRVGASVTFYGTAVVRQFEMMNVFSVNSSRGIVHSRDKLRCLQVLSKEGIGLPKTVFTNYSRNVEHVVSSAGGAPVVLKLLEGTQGLGVVLAENQNAAQSVLEAFNGLKARVIVQEFIKEAGGADIRAFVVDGEVVGAMKRQGKEGEFRSNLHRGGTATILQLTEEEKRTAIKAAEAVGLGVAGVDLLQSSRGPLVLEVNSSPGLEGIERATGVDIAGKIIAFIEKSVTR
- a CDS encoding succinylglutamate desuccinylase/aspartoacylase family protein, which produces MAKKFYILGKEILPGQSVELSMDVAKLHTHTPVQVPVFVERSLKDGPIVLLMAGLHGDEINGMEIIRRVIRKKWNKPNAGTIICLPVFNIFGYLNLKRELPDGRDLNRSFPGSKNGSLASQFAYQFMSQIAPNVDIVIDFHTGSAQRSNIAQVRCLISDPISMELAQVFNPPFIVHSRYIPKSVREALNKMGKKILLFEGGKTNSIDETIVEEGLLGIQRILNHFHMKSFKLESIENETIIIKSSKWLRAPVSGVFHSLVKNGQHVEHGEVLGLVSDPYGSIEKKIKSNSKGYIICTNEAPLVNKGDAIFHIGSAQNQGEIAKDSV
- a CDS encoding RNA methyltransferase, which encodes MKTSNIQGYCAIGIYNGKTDHNIGTLWRSAYILGAAYIFTVGKRYKKQTSDVTRTWARIPYFHYDTLEDLCNNIPYDCCLTAIELTEGAEFLHDFEHPKRAIYLLGSEDQGLPDSVLEKCRKVIKLPGNSSLNVAVTGSIVLHDRAAKLKLELPPNHR